In one window of Falco cherrug isolate bFalChe1 chromosome 10, bFalChe1.pri, whole genome shotgun sequence DNA:
- the KCNS1 gene encoding potassium voltage-gated channel subfamily S member 1: MVNKTLNYWRPSFEEDVININVGGLRRRLSSSALSKFPDTRLGRLLSCDSEESILQLCDDYDVSAREFYFDRNPGFFLYVLHFYQTGKLHVMEELCVFSFCQEIEYWGINEFFLDSCCSYRYHERKLESRHHNWDEESEVSSVDTSPDEISDINHDLLRYSTLRCGNVRKRLWLTMENPGYSIPSKLFSFVSISVVLVSIATMCIHSMPEYQEVDENGNVLDEPILHKLEYFCISWFTFEVSSRLLLSPNPRKFFKHPLNLIDIVSVLPFYFTLLVDLTMGSDSELGNLGKVVQVFRLMRIFRVLKLARHSTGLRSLGATLKHSYREVGILLLYLAVGVSVFSGVAYTAEKEEDVGFDTIPACWWWGTVSMTTVGYGDVVPVTVVGKLAASGCILGGILVVALPITIIFNKFSHFYRKQKALEAAVRNSGKKDPEDVESTSSRDRDSEALSETSLDRGSPDRRGLTPGTHPTP, translated from the exons ATGGTCAACAAGACCTTAAATTACTGGCGTCCCAGTTTTGAGGAGGACGTTATCAACATCAACGTAGGGGGTCTGAGAAGGCGGCTCAGCTCCAGCGCCCTCTCCAAGTTCCCTGACACCCGCCTGGGACGCCTGCTCTCCTGTGACTCGGAGGAGTCCATCCTGCAGCTCTGCGATGACTACGATGTGAGTGCCAGGGAGTTCTACTTTGACCGAAACCCTGGTTTCTTCCTCTACGTGCTCCACTTCTACCAGACGGGGAAGCTGCATGTCATGGAGGAGCTGTGCGTCTTCTCCTTCTGCCAGGAGATCGAGTACTGGGGCATCAATGAGTTCTTCCTGGACTCCTGCTGCAGCTACCGCTACCACGAACGTAAGCTGGAGAGCCGGCACCACAACTGGGATGAGGAGAGCGAGGTCAGCAGCGTGGACACGTCCCCCGATGAGATCTCCGACATCAACCATGACCTGCTGCGCTACAGCACGCTGCGCTGTGGCAATGTGCGCAAACGCCTCTGGCTCACCATGGAGAACCCTGGCTACTCCATTCCCAGCAAACTCTTCAGCTTCGTGTCCATCAGCGTGGTGCTGGTTTCCATAGCCACCATGTGCATCCACAGCATGCCCGAATACCAGGAGGTGGACGAAAATGGCAACGTGCTTGATGAGCCCATCCTGCACAAGCTGGAGTATTTCTGCATCTCCTGGTTCACCTTTGAAGTGTCTTCCCGCCTCCTGCTCTCCCCCAACCCCAGGAAGTTCTTCAAGCACCCGCTGAACCTGATTGACATTGTCTCGGTGTTGCCCTTCTACTTCACCCTGCTGGTGGACTTGACCATGGGCAGTGACTCAGAGCTGGGCAACCTGGGCAAGGTCGTGCAGGTGTTTCGCCTCATGAGGATATTCCGGGTGCTGAAGCTGGCTCGGCACTCCACCGGACTGAGGTCACTGGGGGCCACCTTGAAG CACAGCTACCGGGAGGTGGGGATCCTGCTGCTCTACCTGGCCGTGGGGGTCTCTGTCTTCTCCGGCGTGGCCTACACGGCTGAGAAGGAAGAAGATGTTGGCTTCGACACCATCCCGGCGTGCTGGTGGTGGGGCACGGTCAGCATGACTACTGTGGGCTATGGCGATGTGGTGCCTGTCACCGTGGTGGGCAAGCTGGCTGCCTCGGGCTGCATCCTGGGGGGCATCCTGGTCGTGGCGCTGCCCATCACCATCATCTTCAACAAGTTCTCCCACTTCTACCGCAAGCAGAAGGCGCTGGAGGCAGCCGTGAGGAACAGTGGGAAGAAAGACCCCGAGGATGTGGAGAGCACCTCAAGTCGTGACCGAGACTCAGAGGCTCTGAGCGAGACCTCGCTGGACAGAGGCAGCCCCGACCGCCGTGGTCTGACCCCTGGCACCCACCCCACACCCTGA